Proteins encoded within one genomic window of Thalassophryne amazonica chromosome 23, fThaAma1.1, whole genome shotgun sequence:
- the LOC117505341 gene encoding signaling lymphocytic activation molecule-like, whose product MAGGCCFLNVSEVLPLLLLVLYHHDIQASTCPRPIHKREGDSVELPTCLTTEGVTEAKWAFGRNTLVDKREGPYKYVQFEGRIYMNPTNYSLTVSNLTLRDSGNFSFMSETKDTQRRLITFPLHIHEILSVTPVLSFNITWHALNGSCTVFLECNAKSYSSVAYNWTVKNQNHVGSTLQYTLSPKEGSTMFTCTISNYFSQQSASETVTCTNASIAIPKTGSTNLVLILGAAGGIFMIIIIATVMVAVRSCIQKQAGSNQNELALYAEISEATIQDSNVQNVQGKANSNTAHHAVYAATDNVANPVHHVVGPQTVYDEIQFNRTAKSSTALH is encoded by the exons ATGGCTGGAGGTTGCTGCTTCTTAAACGTGAGTGAAGTGTTGCCACTGCTGCTGCTTGTGCTCTACCACCACG ATATTCAAGCTTCCACTTGTCCACGTCCCATCCATAAAAGAGAAGGAGACAGTGTGGAGCTTCCAACATGCCTGACAACTGAAGGAGTCACTGAGGCAAAATGGGCATTTGGACGAAACACACTTGTAGACAAAAGAGAAGGTCCCTATAAATATGTTCAATTTGAAGGCAGAATATATATGAATCCCACAAACTACAGTTTAACTGTAAGTAATCTCACTCTGAGAGACTCTggcaacttcagttttatgtcaGAGACAAAGGACACACAGAGAAGACTGATTACTTTTCCCCTGCACATTCACG AGATCTTATCTGTGACGCCTGTCCTGAGTTTCAACATCACATGGCATGCCTTAAATGGCTCTTGTACAGTTTTCTTGGAGTGCAATGCTAAGTCTTACAGCAGTGTTGCCTACAACTGGACTGTCAAGAACCAAAATCATGTAGGCTCCACACTGCAATACACCCTCAGTCCAAAGGAGGGAAGCACCATGTTCACCTGcacaatttcaaattatttcagTCAACAATCTGCATCTGAAACAGTGACATGTACCAACGCGTCCATAGCCATACCAAAGACAG GTTCGACGAACCTTGTGCTGATTTTAGGTGCAGCAGGAGGCATTTTTATGATTATCATCATTGCTACTGTTATGGTAGCTGTTCGTAGCTGCATACAAAAACAAGCAG GTTCTAATCAGAATGAGCTTGCCTTGTATGCTGAGATTTCTGAGGCTACAATTCAAGAT TCAAACGTGCAGAACGTTCAAGGGAAAGCAAACAGCAACACGGCACATCACGCCGTATACGCAGCCACTGACAATGTAGCCAACCCAGTCCATCATGTGGTTGGG